aaatcacaaaCACTGTAAACCTGAAGTCCAGTTATGGAAAATTAAGTAAGTCAACAGTTTCTTAGGAGCCAAattactctcttttttttttttaaagtgtcctgACTCCAACTGAGGCTCTAATGACTTAATTGCCAGTTCTGTGCATTTTTCTGTGTAGGTGTCAGCTTGTGTAGAACATCTTCCAGGATAAGATCTTTAGCTGACATGAAAGCAAAAGCAATTAAATGGCTCTAATTACTAGCTGCTTTCTTCACAGAGAGAGGATCCAAGGGAGCACTTTCACCCATGGCACACTGTTACAGGAGATTGGTAATTTTGGTAGTCTGAGATGTAAACTAAAATACCTATGTTCACCTTGTTCATTCTCTTACCAGTGCAGGCTTCTTTCCTTACTCTGCCTGAGTGGGAACAAAGATAACAAGAGGAGTACATATCTTAATTTCCTCTTGTGAAGCTACTCCATTGGCTTTTGAAGCTAGGTGGAGTGATTTGGTACTACTGCTATGCTAATAATTGTGGGGAAAGTTATGTGATTATTGCAGATGCATAATGAAAACCACAGATGCCTCTCTTTTGTTATGCCTATTTTATAAATATGTCCATattgaaataaaaggtaaaaattatcaaTAAGAAGTCTGCTAATACATTTTGAGAGTCACTGTTTTTTTAATGATAATAGATACTCTCAAGCTGTGATAATTTAAAAAGGatatgacacctttttaaaaaacactttgaaACAGAGCAAAATCCTTCTTCAAGGAGTGAAATTTTCTCAAcgataatataaaattaaatttaaaaagagtGCACCACGACAGGCCTTTGTTAGTTTATTGAAGCTGCTGCAGATATTGGTTTTAACGTCAATATTGCCCATGAAGGGGGGAAAATCACTTGTGTTTAGTNNNNNNNNNNNNNNNNNNNNNNNNNNNNNNNNNNNNNNNNNNNNNNNNNNNNNNNNNNNNNNNNNNNNNNNNNNNNNNNNNNNNNNNNNNNNNNNNNNTTCTTCTGATTCCTCTTGCTTTGGAATTCTGACCTGCTGCTGACCAAGGAATTCCTCACAGCAGCAATAGCAGCTTGCACTTGCAAAGCTCTTTTCAGCCAAAGATCTCAAACCACTTTCAAAAAGTATTTAAGCAATATAATAACTGTGAGGTGTGGAGAGATTAGTATCTCCATCATTCCCACTAGGTAACTCTGACACAGAGAGCCTAAAATGCTGAACCTACAGGAGTGAAGTACACGGGAGCTTAGTCATTGACACTGGTGGGTACAAGATCAGGTGCTACACGTCTCGCCTAAGGCTGCACAGTGAGTAAATGGCAGAGCCAGCAGTGGAAGCCCAGAGGCCTAGTCTCCTACTCTagcctctagatcagtggttttcaaccagggctATTTGTGTATCCCTGAGGGtctgcagaggtcttccaaggggtttatcaactcatctagatatttgcctagttttacagcagacTACAAagaatgcaagtacaatatttagatttcagttgatttattttataattacatggtcaaaatgagaaaataagctattttcagtaataatgtgctatgatactttttaataattttatgcctgattttgtaagcaagtactttttaagtgaggtgaaatttgggatacacaagacaaatcagactcctgaaagcgGTACACTAATCTggacaggttgagaaccactgctctaaatcaGATGTTCCATAATTGTCATCCATAGACAATGGATGGTGGTCTACCTAAAGCAGGTTGCTTGGCCACATGTTGCTTGCAACACCTCCTCATTTCCAGCTACTAACTGGGATTAAAAAAAACGCTAAAAAGACCTTAAATGCTTTTCCATGCAAGCCACTGAGGTAGTTCCCACACATTGTGCATGGGAGGGGCGCTCAAGCCATGAGACATCAGATGATAAAATCATTTGCgagaaccccagctccagattgTGCTTCTCTCTGCTTAACTGCAGGCATCACGTAGAACGCATACACTGGGGGACAATGCTAGCTGACCAGAGGAGACACtaccccagagctgctgcccctgCTTTAGAGGGAGAGGAAGTTTGAGAGAACCCCCTGGCTCCTTTACCTTCAGGCGGCTGATGAACCCAGAAACCTTAACCTTGCTCATTGCAGCCCCAAACTCCTGAAGTGCGTTCAAGGTGAGGTCCAGATGGCTCTCAGCAGAGAATGCGAGGATGGAAATGACTCCCTGTCACCCAAGAAAAATACTGGTTAGGATCTAACCCACGAGTCCATTCCTTTCACCTGGAGTGGTGTAAAGCGCCAGTCAGGCGTGAGACACATGGGGAGCGGGGCCTGAGTGAAATAGCAATGAAGAGGCTATGAAGCGAAATGGCATCTGTCCCAGGCCAACTCAGAGCTGAGCCCCACAGGGAGCATTCAGGGTTTACTTGGtaaagtggggagagggacagagtccTCACCTGTCTCTCAGGGACTTCCATATAATCTGTTGTTGTCAGAAATTGCTGAAGCTGTGATTTAACATGGACCAGGTCCTGACAAACTGCCAAGGATGTTCCTAGCGCCTTATACAGGAAACTCtgaaagaaagaaaccagcacCGAGATATCAGTAACACAACGTGCCTCTCAGTACAGACCCAGCTCAGCAACACTCAGGAAGGAACAAGATAGCCAAGTCCAAGCACCCATACTGCAGAAACATCCCATCATCTAGCCCAGCCAGAGAACCAACAATGCAGCACAGACAAGCAGCCTGTCCAAGCAAATATTGGAAGGGCAGGGGGGCAAGAAAGCAGGGAACAAGTAAAAACAAATTGTATATGCAGAATAAAATAGAAAGTAATGAAGCCTTGAGAGAAGCCTTAAGCAGCCTCCCCCTCAGAATTTAAAGGGAAATTAACTAGAAACGAAGCCTTAACAGAGAACAAACCTTCTCATTGGAGGGGCTGGCGTAGCCGGCCATCTGCTGGCTCAACTCAAGGCTTATctgcctgctccaggcactgtcGTCTATCATCTCCAGAGATGTTCTTAGGAACTGAGTGTAAAACAAGAGTTAAAGCAGATGGTTCATTGCAAGAATTTGGGGGTTGttgtggggtgtgtgtttgtttgtttggtgttttttttccttccttgttCTCTCTTGTAAACTTTCCAATATTCAGGTGTCATGGGAAGATTATTTCCCTATTGAGAACTATAAACATCGACAACCCAGACTTCCTCTGCTGTTGTTCTTTAACCTTTGCCTGATGATTCCTCTCAGTCTCCAAACCCAGATGGACAGAGTATTGGAGAATGAGATGGCGCCAAGAAATCTGACCATTGAGGAGTGATTTTATAGTGGATGGAGGATGAGTCTAATGAACTTTCAACAAAGGGACCTGGACTACAAAGGACCAGGAACCTTCTCTGAAGTGCTCTGGACCCTTTATGCCACgtccccagggttgtgaggtacctcactaccacctgcccttagcatgaggaagccttcTCTGTGCTCTGCCAGCCACAGGAAACACAAACACGTCCCTTTCACCCCATCCAGGTAAGCAATCGGTACAGTCCAACCGCCGagccctctctgcagccccacaaCGTCCAGCGCCTGTTCCACTGGATACTCACAGAATTCATAGGCTTGCTACAGACCACCTTACCAGTTTCACCTCAGAGTCACCGCTCCATTTCACACACTTAGatacatttatagtgaaaacaagcagAGTTCAATTCACAAAGATCAGAGAGTTGAGAAGGAGCAAGTAAAattaatgtaaacaaatggttacgtcaaaataaaatcataacacacttCTAGAGCTTATACCTGGATAACCAAACATTCCCCTGTCTCACAAAGGATAGCTCCCCCAAATCCCTCTCCCAGCATGAAACACCCAGACCAAAGGTGATCGTCCATTCAGAAGACAAGCCAGCTGGCAGTTCGTCCAATAGGTGAAGGATACCTGGTGCCGGATATCTCTGGACCTCCAGATAGGGTTCCAAGCATCCATTGTCTTCACTTGTAAACAGGGTACCCCctattgtttgcttgtttttcttgTATCAAATCTCCTCTGGAGACTTCGCAATCACTTGATTAGAATTTTCCTCTATTGATTAGCAtccactgtgaataaatattCTGTCTACATACAGCCATTCAGGCAGATAAGCATctcctgcctgaaagaaacttgTTTATCACTTTCTGGTGACCAGCCTCAACTCACACACCTTAAAAGCATCAATTTCAGTATACAACCATAACATCTTATATATTCTCCATCCAGTCACTGTGCAATGATTATGATGAGCCGTGTGGCGCAGGTATCCAGCAAAGGCTTCACATGACACCCTTTGATTATATAGAGATCAGATCCTGGGAATCCTGTGGCCTAAGTCAGTGGGCACCCAAAGGACCTGGGGTCACACCAtcaactccctttgaagtcagccAGAGGTTAGTAACTCTCAGCACTTTGCTGTTTCAGGCCTGAATTTTGAACAGCAGCCAGAAAATATCAGAAACCTCATAAGAAAACCTAATCTGATTTGAGTTTTTAGCCCAAAGAATTTCAAATAAGGCTGGGATCTGGAATGGGAAATTCTAGAGTGTAATCCAACCCCAAATGGAACTCCAAACCTTCTGGGGCGTATTTATCACTAGGTCCCTTCCTTTCATTTTCAGCACTTGCCATAAAAATGTTCCTTGTCTGGATTTACATGAGGCTGTAAATTGCTCTTTCTGACCAGAAAGGCTTCTTCATGAGATACAGTCACCAAACCCTGTCTTGTCTCTTTTCCTTTTTGGGTTTCTCATAGCAAATTTTCTTTtgagtggcaaaaaaaaaaaaaaaaaaaaaagaatcctttaGATGTCCCCTAGTGGTGCATTAGCACCACAAGCATGTTGGTTTTCTGGTTAAGTTTTGTGTTGTTCCCAGTGGTAACACAGGAGTTATttataactagagctggttgaacaaTGGTAACTTCATTTCACAAAACAagtggaatttttttgttttcttcatttttcaacacaaatgaaaagtgaaagaaacaaaaatattttgcttttcaaaatCAAAAAGGATCATTATTCAGTTCTttgttttccccctttccttccctttaTACCTCGTCCCCAGGCCTTTCCTCCCCTCTTCCACTTTGTGACTGAAAaagccgggggtggggagggcagggggaaggagacaaacaggaaagcaaatgaaaaaaaaacccaaaacatcaacttccattttaaaaaactgaacattttccatTTGGGTTGTGGTtgttttgtgtaaaaaaaaaaaaaaattgaaaatgtcccatgaaaataaaaaaggCCAGTTTTCAGTGAACAAAATGAAATGGTCTGACCAGCTCTGTTTATAATGAATAGTTTATCACTAATATTTTCCCCAGCTGATAcatttggaggggggagggagggctgtgaCAATATAGCTGAAAGGTGTCTTGTACCTGAAGCAGCATGTGCTCCCACCGCGCACAGTCCAGGGAATTCTCTGTGTTTCCTATGAAGCAGGAGGCAAAACAATAATGTCACCTAGGTTAGCAAGAAGAGTTGTCCCAGGAATCTCCTTTGCAGTTAGTCCTTCGAAAACCCCTGCTCTGCCAAGCTGTAACACACCTGGGCTTTCAAGGCTAAATGGGACATACGCCAACATTCTTTGCTGGACCAACAGAAAGTATCATATTATGTACCCTGCTGGCATTTTTATTCAGGGTCAGTCAACCCACCAGGAGTGAGATACTCAGCACTCCcaattcctgttgactttaatgggagctgagggtaCTTAGCATCTCACAAAACTCTTCAGCACATCAGAAGACTGGGCTTAATATGAAAACAAACTTTTCCTGTAGAATAAGAGATTCTGGACTTGGTCCTAACTTGATGTAAATCggtgtagcttcactgaagtcaatggaattatactgatttacatcagctgagaatctagccctgtTTCTGAATGTCCAGCTCTAACCTACCCTTCTTTAATGTCGGCACAAGGTAGTACTGGAGACTCTGTACAGCAACAACCACTAGGGAAGAGACAGctcattttttaaatctgtttttgaatATCAAACCTACCTGAACATTGTGGGGCTTGACAGTCATCAGAAACATATCGGGTTATGCTCCATGTAGGGTCTGTCATACTCCACAGAGACTATACTGGCAGAGCTACATCATTGGCGCTCTGCTGgcataaccccatagtgtagacacagcctacactGACTGAGGAGGTCAATAGATTCATACCACTGTAAAATTGATGAAAGACGTTATTAGGCCCCCAATACCTAGAGTCTACATAGGGCACCCACTTGGCCAACCTGGCTTTTATGGCTCAGGTTTCCTTACAGAAAGAAAAACTCTGGGTTTTTTAATTGAGTCACCCTTGAAAGTAAACATGGGGGTTaattttcagaaaaattcagtttGCAAAATCAGACTATATAGGTAACGCCAAAATATTTCACTAACCTCCAGCTTCACGCGTAATTCATCTTCCCAAACATTAACCTAGCAAAGGTGTGGGGGGAACTGCTGTAAAATTTCCATTCAGCTGAAACCTTCCTGGCCTGATTCTGCCCGGATTGAATTGGCCTCAGTGGATCAACTCTGGATTTACCCCAGTGGTTCACAGTTATCCAGATGAAGGAAAAGTGAGGGCCTAGAAGCCCAATTTCAATTCCCCACTGTTCCCACATACTGCAACAGGAATGGCACAACACATGTCCATACGAAGCTGCATTTTCTGGCTTCCCATCTATTCTCCATGGACCGCACTTCTCCTAACTAGCACTTTACCTTCAATGTACTGCACCAGAGATGGGATCTTTACTACCCACATCTCACCCACTGCTGCATGGATATTTTGGTGCAGGGCCTGTAGTAACTGCAAGGCAGCACATCCGTGTCCTTCTCCTGAATAAGGGGATGAGGCTACTACCTgccaatgagagagaaagaacaggCTAAGTTTTGTCAGCACAATACCAGTTTGGTCCTGAAGGAGAGAATAGTTCAGACTCTCTCATTGTGGAGACCGTACAATAGAGTTGTTGATTCTACTGCAGCGCCTTCCTGAAGAAGAAAGCATTCTAGCTAGTGTGAGGATCCAGAACAGTGTGTCTCAGGAGAGGGCAGAGACAGAGAGATCCAATCAGACACATTCCTCAGCCTGTCTACAAGCATCTGGCTAGAAAACCTATTTTTATATAGTTAACTGTCCCACTTCATATTCCACAGAAAACCTATTCTCATGGTCTACTCACCAGGAGTCGTGCCAGCAGCCCCTGGGGTGTAGGGAGTTTCActagggaaagaaagagaatctCATTAATTTTGCCAGGCTTTCAGAGAGTCCTGCTGATGTTATTCACCTAGCCATTCCCAACGTGCCCACCAGTGTTCAATGCAGCTGATCATAGCTTGCATTTCCATAGTGCTTTCAGTCTGAGCTTCTCCAAATGCTTTACAGACATGAATGAATTCCGCCTCATAGCACCTCTATCAGGTTGGCATTAATTACTCCTTCATGTCACAAGTGGGGAagctgagagagaaagagcaagtgatttccccaaggtcacaTCAGAATTTTGGTGgcaagctgggaacagaacccacatTTCCTAGCTTCCTCCCATGGCCATGTTGCAATCACAAGACCATCTCTCATTCATTTTAGCCTTCTCATTGCAGATGAGAGAACTGGAGCAGACTGAACCTGTTCATTTCATAGTGTGCTTGGAGAGAATAAAGGAAAGAGTTTCTGTTATAAACCTGGTCCACCGTAGTCGAGGCAAGCAGCTTCTTCTCCTTCCTGCTGCTTTTTCTCAACCAGTTCCCTAAGGCATCTGCAGAGAGGCTTCAAAGTACCAGTGTACTCAGCTGGCACCACATATTCTAGAAGCCTTGGCCATAGCACCTGCAGAGAAGAGCGAGACTGTTCAGTACACAGCTATTTCCATTCCCCCACCTCCAGTATCCTGCTGTCTGAATCCCTCCCTCTCATGTAGCTTCTCCTTTTATTCATCACTGACCCTTCCCTTACCTAtcacctcatctctctctcctcccatcatCTCACTCTACCTGGCTGGTGCCCCCTCACTCTATCTTTTAAATACACTGCCTTCTTTGGTGAGCAATTTGGCTCTCACCCAGAGATGAATCCTCCTTCCCTGCATTACAGCATTATGGAGCTATTTAGATAGCACCATCAACTCACCCAGAACTTTACAGACCTAGATAAGGCACACTCCCAGACCTAAGATCTGTTCAAATCCAGGATCACCAAATCTAAAGATCAGAAGTATTCATGGAGGATCTAAGGGGGAGTTGCACTCAGACAGTGGAAAGAATGAAGAGAAGATCTCTGCAACATGATTTCTTCCAGTTAAATTGCTTTCTATCTTTTCTCTAATGTGAACCACTTACTCCATGATGAAGGGGTCACACCATCCCTGACATGAATTTGACATACTGTTCCTCCATTATGCTGACTGTGCAAAAAGCTTCCTTGTGGGGAAGTACAAAGAATGTAAGGAAGAACGTCCCTATTTCAAGAAGCAGTAGCAACAGGTCACTTACTTGGGTCATTCCACTGACTGAGGTGTCCAGACATTGCAGGATGTCAATGCACAGGCTTTGGATAGTGTTTTCTTCCTGAATAGCCTGGGTGAGAAGTGTTGTACCCTGCTGTGAGATAGCTCTATAGAACTTATTAGCTAGTAGCAAGACACTGGCTAGCAGAATCAGTGTCCTTCTCTTACAAAGCCATCTTGAACATTGACCTATGCCTGCTTTCATATTGCACTGGAAGTGCACAACCATCTGAAGGGAAGGGAATAATAGAAACTCCTAACTGGTGGGTCAGATCCCAGGCTTAGGAAAACCCTAAAGTGAAGGGAATGATTCACTGAACACAAAAGAGTTTCCCCAACAGggttaattttctttaaatttgaAAAACTGTTTCATCTTTTTATCTCTGAGGAAAAACATTCAGACTCTGCCCAGTGGGAATCAATATGCAGAAGCAGGGGGATCCACTCTGTTTGTTCTGATGCCCCAACCAGCTTGGTCATTTCGTGTGTAGTGAGTGTGATTCTATCAACGGGCCTAATTCTCCTCTTACTTACACCGGACTAAAATATGGATTGACTCTACTGATTTCAGTTTAAAGGAGAGCAAAACTGGCCCAATGAGAAAAAGCAGCCTTCCTTAAGATGGGTGTGGGTGTGAAAAAGGAGAGTATTGCCACAAGCTCCAACTTTGTAGAAAAGGGGCCAGGCAGAGCTAAGATCTTCAACAACTTGCTCTAAAGTTGAACTGTTTACGTTAATACAGATCATGGATCCAATCATGGAGCACAAAGTGTCTGGAGCCCTTGGCTGTGTCCATGCATAGAAATACGGACTGAAGATATTTTTAAACTAGTACATGTAGATGAGAGCATGTAGTGAGGGAAATATGCAGCAAGCTTTTCCAGGCTCCTGACAGTCTGTGATGCAACCTGCATAACCTTGCTGTTTTGCAGATAGTTTACATTTGCTTCAACAGCCACAGAATTGGGCATCATTATGTTCTCTGGAGAGTCTATTTCAAACAAAGAGATGTGCTTCCTTGTACTAGaatatttcactgaaaaatggtGTTTTCAGAAGTTTCAATGATTCATCAGAGGGTTGAGTAACCTAGATGACTCTGTTAGAGGTAAATACCCAGTGTGAGCATCTGATCTCTGTTACATTAGTATGAATCCAGAGTAAcgccactaaagtcagtggggttACCTTGACtttacaccaatataactgaTCAGATTCTGGCTCTAATCATTCAGTCCAGTTGTCCTTGaatcaaaactcccactgaagtcaatgggagcagtcaGCATGCAAGAATGGTAGGACCGAGTCCTCAGTGCTCAGAACTCTCCTTACCAGTTTGCTGGTGGACACACTGAACTCCCTGAAAACATGTGCTACCATCTCCCATGCTTCACAATTCTCCACACTTTCCAAGCTGAGCAGCTTCCGGATGAAATGAAGAACTGCCGTCCTCACCTGCAAGGGTAGAGATGACACACATGAGTTATTGTTATCCCTTCTGCCTGAAATAGGAGATAGGATATGAGAGTCCTTATGCTTTTGATTTGATCTCCTTGGCTTATAAACATGGATCCATTTAACACAGGCAGGAGAATGACATGCCTTCTCTAGTCTGCAGTCTCTCCTCTGGATCTGAATGAAAGCTCCACCCACATATCCATTCATCCCATATCACTGAaaataactgaaatatttcactgCTCCACACACACTCTTACCGTAGCATTCTGATCACCCAGAGTGGATTTCACTGCCTTCACAATCAGAAACTTTTTCAGTCTTGTCTCGGGCACTGAAAGATAAGGAGAGGTGTACAGTACTTCTTTGTTCCACACACTCACTTTCCACATTGGAATTAATCCTGGATTTCAAAAGGCCCCATTTAAGAATAGTACCAAGCTTCTCTCATATACAGAATCAGTGGGGAAAATATAGGACCAGACTCTGgtctcagttacatcagtgtaaatctaaAATAATTCCATTGCTATAAATAGTGCCATCATATTGCcatgatggaaatattttcacaGAGTTAGATAGACTGAGGTCACCGAGGTTTATCTGTGTTTATACAGTATAACAGAACTCAGAATCTAGTCTATAGTGTCTAATACTGATGATTGAGTCAGGAgggctattttatttttatctgatGATTGTTAATGTGCATTAACCCCAAGTCagcttctgtatctgaagttgaaAAATATCTTGGGCTACATTCAGCACTTAGTTGAACCTGTTGATTTCTGTGTGGCCATAGGGGGGTAACTTAGGGCAGCATTTGGTCCCTTAGTGGATATCCAGAGCACTGGTGACTGTGTGTTATGGAGCCTCTGTGCCCCATTTGCAGAGGCGATGAGTCTGTTACTGCCCTGCCATGCCTACAAAGCCTTGGTTCTTCAGCTCAATCTATAGTAGctatgcttttagctctgggtGTCCCCAACTCAATCCTCAGCATGTTGGCCAAGAGGGCAGCTAGCACAGTTGCTCCTGTGTTACTTACAGTCAGCATCAACAATAGCTCTGAGCAGATTCAAAGATGTCACGCAAACAGCCTCATTCTTAATCTTCAGCTGGGAGTGCAGAAATGCTATCAGATCCTCCGGAGAAGAACGGGCTGCAAGGGAAGAAATCACGTCCTCACTGATGACAGAACTCTTATTCTTACCATACCTTACAAAGGTAAGGAAGTTACACGGAAACCACTGTGTAACTCAGAGTCTCTTCCCCTTACCTAGCAGAATTATACAATGGACCAGCTCTGCGTGATTTTCTGTGCTGAGCGGCTTAGCTTGAGAACAGATCTGTGGGAAGGAGGGAAATGGTCAAAGAAAAACTAATCAGAAGcaattgaaaagaaaatgttcaaTTAATTTCTAAGCTTCCACTTCCTACGTCTCCAACTAGAGGTCTCAACCCCAGGTGGATGGTACTGAATGCACAGCAAGGATCAAACACAatgatcaggaggagggagaaaacttgttcaccttagcctctaatgatagaacaagaagcaatgggcttaaactgcagcaagggagatttaggttggacattaggaaaaagtttctaactgtcagggtagttaaacactggaataaattgcctagggaggttgtggaatctccatctctggagatatttaagagtaggttagataaatgtctatcagggatgatctagacagtatttggtcctgccatgagggcaggggactggactggatgacctcttgaggtcccttccagtcctagagtctaacaatctatgaatctatgaatcaatacATTAGATAAGAGAAGCTAGAGTGTTTTGAGCAGCAGAGCTCATCGAATCAAGACACAGCCACAGTTTTTACTGTACAATTCTGACTCCCCCTGATAATCGGCTTATGGTGAAATTGCTTTACAAACTGAGCTGGATATTAGCTAAGAAAATGAGACTGCTACCTGCTCACTCTTGAGCCTGCAGAAATCAGGAAGGCATGAGGAGGTCCCCAGGCTCTGCACTATCATTCGATAGATTTGGATTGTTAATATGCTTCAGATCTGCTGTGCCTAACTCAAGGGATCCAAGCAAAACTACCCCTCACCTGGTTGTGCAGAGCACTGCAGATGGCTTGAAACTCCCCTTTAGGGAGAGGGATCTTATGTTCACCAGAGACCTCCAAGAGCTGGCTCAGACTCTGCAACAGAGGGTAAAAGTCAGATGGTGGCACACACAGGAGCAGTATGTAGTGACTGAAGCAGATTTAGGGGATTCGTGGATTCCAAGGCCGGAACGGATTATTgccatcatctagtctgacctccggtataacacaggccacagatcTTGCCcagaataattcccagagcagagcttttagaaaaacatcccaatctCGATATAAAAACTGTCAGCGAGGGAGAATCTGCCTCAGCCATTGGTAAAtggttctaatggttaattatctcaccattaaaaatgtacatggtattttccagtctgaatgtgtctcaCTTCagtttctagccattggatcaagttacacctttctctgctagactgaagagcccattataaaACATGAGTCCCTCATGTAAGATATTATAGACCGTAATTAAGTCACCCTGTCACAGGGCAGGTCCATCCAACAGGTTGGTACCAGGCTGTGGAGGAATTGAAGTAGATCTCGGGCGGCCCAGCTGGCCTAGTCTCCCTAGCCACCGCAGCAGTCCTGGCTTCTAGGGCAGCATAGCCTAATGGTTGGTATCAGCGCAGCAGCCCTTTTGTGAGGGTCCACGGCCCAACAGCCTGAGTCACTAGGGCTACTCTTCTAGGTATGGCAGTgctgcctagtggccagagtcaacagAACCACCTTTTGTGGCAGGGAAGTGTTGCCTAGCGGCCAGCCCTTCTCCACTGGCTCCTACCTATTCCacaagtcccagcccagggccctgtcttGCCGCAGGGGTATCTGCCACCAACTCAGCAGGGATCCTTTCAAAACATGCCGCGTCAAAGCCAGGTTCCTCAGCTGGATCAGTGCTTAGTCCACCTAGGCTACTTCCCACCCATTCTTCTGCAGCTGGCGGTCTCAGGGATTCTGTGGTCTCTCTTCCGTCTCTGGCATTGGGTGGCTGGGGGTCGTGGGTTGCAGCCACAGTCCAGCTGGACACTGAATCCTGGAGCACTGGCAGTCTCTCTGCAGGAGCCTGCAATGCACCTTTGCTCCCTTCGGCAGCCATCCCAGACTCAGCTGAGCGGCTCTCTTTTATATCCTGGTTCCAGCtgaagcatgcccagcagagaggagaggCCATGGCCTCCTCGGCCCACAAAGTAGGATTAACCCCTGTTGAACCAATGGGGTGTAGGGAAACCCCATCACACACCCTTTCACTTTCagtttgttaaattaaatagataGAGTTCCTCGCTTCTACTACtggaaggcatgttt
This genomic interval from Gopherus evgoodei ecotype Sinaloan lineage chromosome 6, rGopEvg1_v1.p, whole genome shotgun sequence contains the following:
- the LOC115653285 gene encoding maestro heat-like repeat-containing protein family member 2B isoform X4 — protein: MSELLCHLKPPNLPEEFVLITLGNLSSAYALKCIPFVRITLNAMFHMLELVNDSRMRQAFCGVLEKWSRAVKLFLTNWEKCPFPIAGELRLCNHFLPMYSHVTSNWLTCEEPELKQAIIKALGPMMSLLLHKEEYRDQIFETISWLLEQYKEDTHVFHITKSLSQLLEVSGEHKIPLPKGEFQAICSALHNQICSQAKPLSTENHAELVHCIILLARSSPEDLIAFLHSQLKIKNEAVCVTSLNLLRAIVDADLPETRLKKFLIVKAVKSTLGDQNATVRTAVLHFIRKLLSLESVENCEAWEMVAHVFREFSVSTSKLAIQEENTIQSLCIDILQCLDTSVSGMTQVLWPRLLEYVVPAEYTGTLKPLCRCLRELVEKKQQEGEEAACLDYGGPVKLPTPQGLLARLLETQRIPWTVRGGSTCCFSS